One genomic window of Mycteria americana isolate JAX WOST 10 ecotype Jacksonville Zoo and Gardens chromosome 6, USCA_MyAme_1.0, whole genome shotgun sequence includes the following:
- the FBXL15 gene encoding F-box/LRR-repeat protein 15, whose protein sequence is MMSLTPSRGCLLDLPWEDILVPHILCHLPLQQLLSLQRVSKSFQSLIQLYLANMRCFDSSQIRPAIPRAAFVNLLKDNEVLQQLALQNCSDWLTDRELLPVIGQNHHLHQIQLKGCAQLSRHALVAISLSCPNLRRLSLAHCEWVDSLSLRSLADHCKALEAVDLTACRQLKDEAICYLAQKCGRLKSLSLAVNANVGDVAVEEIAKCCPELEHLDLTGCLRVKNDSIRVLAEYCPKLRSLKVKHCHNVAESSLSVLRSRGVELDVEPPLQRALVLLQDVVGFAPFINLQI, encoded by the exons ATGATGAGTTTGACCCCCTCCAGGGGATGCCTCCTGGATCTGCCCTGGGAAGACATCTTGGTTCCGCATATCCTCTGTCAtctgccactgcagcagctcctgAGCCTGCAGAGGGTCAGCAAGTCATTCCAGTCTCTCATCCAGCTGTACCTGGCCAACATGCGCTGCTTTGACTCAAGCCAG ATCAGACCTGCTATCCCTCGAGCTGCTTTCGTTAACCTGCTGAAGGACAACGAAGTACTGCAGCAGCTGGCGCTCCAGAACTGCTCCGACTGGCTGACAGACAGGGAGCTGCTCCCGGTCATCGGGCAGAACCACCACCTGCACCAGATCCAGCTGAAGGGCTGCGCCCAGCTCAGCCGCCACGCGCTGGTGGCCATCTCGCTGAGCTGCCCCAACCTGCGCCGGCTCTCCCTGGCTCACTGCGAGTGGGTGGACAGCCTGTCCCTGCGCAGCCTGGCTGACCACTGCAAGGCACTGGAGGCTGTGGACCTGACAGCCTGTCGCCAGCTGAAGGACGAGGCCATCTGCTACCTGGCGCAGAAGTGCGGCAGGCTCAAATCTCTGTCGCTGGCTGTCAATGCCAATGTGGGCGATGTGGCGGTCGAGGAGATTGCAAAGTGCTGCCCCGAGCTGGAACACCTGGACCTCACGGGGTGTCTGCGAGTCAAGAATGACTCCATCAG GGTCCTGGCTGAGTACTGTCCCAAGCTGCGCTCACTGAAGGTGAAGCATTGCCACAACGTGGCTGAGTCCAGCCTGAGCGTCCTCCGAAGCCGTGGGGTGGAGCTGGATGTGGAGCCTCCGCTGCAGAGGGCTCTTGTTCTCCTGCAGGACGTGGTTGGCTTTGCCCCTTTCATTAACCT